A window of the Clostridia bacterium genome harbors these coding sequences:
- a CDS encoding Crp/Fnr family transcriptional regulator — protein MGCKMRADHIFCDLPTAALQSFETIKYATAYPKGAVLFVEGQAPRGIFVLCKGRVKLSICSTDGKTLILKIAEAGEVLGLSASVSGKPYELTAETIDPCQINFVKREDFLRFLRDHSDACFRVAEQLSNKYNTACREIRSLGLSHSAAEKLAKLLLEWSVRNGEAAKQEPRVKLALTHEEIAQMIGTSRETVTRLFAELKKRQIVQAKGSTLLIRNKAALKALATS, from the coding sequence TTGGGCTGCAAAATGCGCGCCGACCACATATTCTGTGATCTGCCAACAGCAGCCCTGCAATCATTCGAAACCATCAAGTACGCGACCGCTTATCCGAAAGGTGCTGTTCTGTTCGTCGAAGGACAGGCTCCTCGCGGGATTTTTGTTCTCTGCAAGGGCCGCGTAAAACTGTCGATCTGCTCCACCGATGGCAAGACGCTGATCCTGAAAATCGCCGAAGCCGGCGAGGTTCTCGGTCTCAGCGCCTCCGTCTCCGGCAAGCCTTACGAACTGACCGCCGAGACCATCGATCCGTGCCAGATCAATTTCGTTAAACGCGAAGATTTTCTTCGCTTCCTCCGCGATCACAGCGATGCCTGTTTCCGGGTCGCCGAGCAGTTGAGCAATAAGTACAACACCGCGTGCCGCGAGATCCGTTCCCTCGGTCTTTCGCACTCGGCCGCCGAAAAGCTTGCCAAACTCCTGTTGGAGTGGAGCGTGCGCAACGGCGAAGCTGCCAAGCAGGAGCCTCGAGTGAAGTTGGCGCTGACCCACGAAGAGATCGCCCAAATGATCGGGACCTCGCGTGAGACAGTGACGCGGTTGTTCGCGGAACTGAAAAAGCGGCAGATTGTACAGGCAAAGGGTTCGACACTATTAATTCGCAACAAGGCGGCTTTGAAGGCTCTGGCCACATCGTAA
- a CDS encoding electron transfer flavoprotein subunit beta, translated as MSTPFQIVVCGGIVPDPLQTLEPISGPAGPSLKNEMMLPAVLDPWAGHALYEAANLAKAVPGSKVYLVSLGPKAKLQQVMMTVAQKVAFELVAVDGPASGFTDAHEAAMALAEAIKTIPGLDKSKLLIFGGWESASRGAGATLQIIGEMLGVTDQFQGVDRIQVREDDSFEILERIEGGRHQVSTCAGAPAVLGWATGYLAEPRNDPQVGMANMRTIMPALQKAKAAKVGAEGLKFAKVELPKQQRQTRIVKDMAADEIAKEIAEWIGKN; from the coding sequence ATGAGCACACCTTTTCAAATCGTAGTATGCGGCGGCATTGTGCCGGATCCGCTTCAGACGCTGGAGCCGATTTCAGGTCCGGCCGGCCCTTCCCTGAAGAACGAAATGATGTTGCCTGCGGTGCTCGATCCATGGGCCGGACACGCGCTGTATGAAGCCGCGAATCTGGCGAAGGCCGTTCCGGGTAGCAAAGTGTACCTGGTAAGCCTGGGTCCGAAGGCGAAGTTGCAGCAGGTCATGATGACCGTGGCCCAGAAGGTGGCGTTCGAACTGGTTGCGGTAGATGGACCTGCAAGCGGCTTTACGGACGCGCACGAAGCGGCAATGGCGCTGGCCGAAGCGATCAAAACAATTCCAGGCCTCGACAAAAGCAAGCTGCTGATCTTCGGCGGCTGGGAGTCGGCGAGCCGAGGTGCGGGCGCTACGCTGCAGATCATTGGCGAGATGCTTGGCGTCACGGATCAGTTCCAGGGCGTTGACCGGATCCAGGTGCGCGAAGACGACTCGTTTGAAATCCTCGAGCGCATAGAAGGCGGACGCCACCAGGTTTCCACCTGTGCGGGAGCGCCTGCCGTGCTTGGATGGGCGACGGGGTACCTGGCGGAGCCGCGCAACGATCCGCAAGTCGGGATGGCCAACATGAGAACCATCATGCCAGCGCTGCAAAAGGCGAAGGCGGCCAAGGTGGGTGCCGAGGGTCTGAAGTTCGCGAAAGTCGAATTGCCAAAGCAGCAGCGGCAGACGCGCATTGTGAAAGATATGGCGGCCGACGAGATCGCGAAAGAGATCGCCGAGTGGATCGGCAAAAACTAA
- a CDS encoding 4Fe-4S ferredoxin, which yields MRAEEQQPEVERQSMEVDIACVGFGPAMGGFLSSLAAKLVNEDGTPLAESKAMPGMPLQVICYERADDVAFGVSGVVTKARGIRESFPELDASQIPMAAPVTSEKVLYMLDPVGASRRSATLRLADKLIRTFKTVLPVEHGALELPYTPSFLNKHGGMLLSIGQFNQWVGSQLMTSGSVQIWPGMPVAKPLIKNHHVVGVRLVDQGVDKSGSPEASFMAGMDIKAALTVIGDGPVGAVGRDIDAHFGMPAGHHTRDWAVGTKMVIDLPEHVDLAPGTVFHTFGYPEPEIFGFMYVHPDRVASIGIFVPSWFDNPVRTSYRYLQHYMMHPYFWRYLEGGTLRSWGAKSLQESGKRGEPRLVGHGFARIGEGSGSTNVLTGSGVDEAWTTGTLLAEGVVELLKDGKPFSRENLEKAYVERRRKSWVEKEGRVAEHARDGFQRGVVSGLIGMALAGMTGGKVTLDAEPKLPHERIKSAERYFAGKLTAGEIDEIKRDCTARNASLHDALMDRCGWPAIPYDGKLLITHQDALLVGGKVQAPAGYADHVVIVQPEVCKTCGSKTCIEICSGEAITPGEEGVPGFDREKCVYCGACLWNCSQEIERGKTNIEFKAGAGGLHSAQN from the coding sequence ATGCGCGCTGAAGAGCAACAGCCCGAAGTAGAACGGCAGAGCATGGAAGTCGATATCGCGTGCGTCGGATTCGGCCCGGCGATGGGCGGATTTCTTTCGTCGTTGGCGGCCAAACTGGTGAACGAAGACGGCACGCCGCTCGCCGAGAGCAAAGCAATGCCGGGCATGCCGCTCCAGGTGATCTGCTACGAGCGCGCGGACGACGTTGCTTTTGGCGTCTCCGGCGTGGTGACGAAGGCCCGCGGAATCCGCGAAAGCTTCCCCGAGTTGGACGCGTCTCAGATTCCAATGGCTGCGCCGGTCACGAGCGAGAAGGTGCTGTACATGCTCGATCCCGTGGGCGCGAGCCGCCGTTCGGCCACGCTGCGATTAGCTGACAAACTTATAAGAACGTTCAAGACCGTACTGCCGGTCGAGCACGGCGCTCTTGAACTGCCGTATACACCGTCTTTCCTGAACAAGCATGGTGGAATGCTGCTCTCGATCGGACAGTTCAATCAGTGGGTAGGCAGTCAACTGATGACGTCGGGCTCGGTGCAGATATGGCCGGGCATGCCGGTGGCAAAGCCGCTGATCAAAAACCACCATGTTGTAGGCGTTCGCTTGGTCGATCAGGGCGTGGACAAATCGGGCAGTCCGGAAGCCAGTTTTATGGCTGGCATGGACATCAAGGCCGCGCTGACCGTGATCGGGGATGGACCAGTCGGCGCCGTGGGACGCGACATCGATGCGCATTTCGGCATGCCCGCTGGACACCACACGCGCGACTGGGCAGTTGGAACCAAGATGGTGATCGATCTGCCGGAGCACGTGGACCTTGCGCCGGGAACGGTCTTCCACACCTTCGGTTATCCAGAGCCTGAAATCTTCGGCTTCATGTACGTGCATCCAGACCGCGTGGCTTCGATCGGGATCTTCGTGCCATCATGGTTCGATAATCCTGTACGCACGTCCTACCGCTATTTACAGCACTACATGATGCACCCGTACTTCTGGCGCTATCTCGAGGGCGGCACCTTGCGCTCGTGGGGCGCGAAGTCGCTGCAAGAATCCGGCAAGCGAGGCGAGCCGCGCCTGGTGGGCCACGGGTTTGCGCGCATTGGCGAAGGCTCCGGCAGCACGAACGTACTGACCGGGAGCGGCGTTGACGAGGCATGGACGACAGGCACGCTGCTCGCCGAGGGCGTAGTGGAATTGCTGAAAGACGGCAAGCCGTTCTCGCGCGAAAACCTGGAGAAGGCTTACGTCGAGCGGCGACGGAAGAGCTGGGTTGAGAAGGAAGGGCGCGTAGCAGAACATGCGCGCGATGGCTTCCAGCGAGGCGTGGTCAGTGGCCTGATCGGCATGGCGCTGGCAGGCATGACGGGCGGGAAAGTGACGCTTGACGCCGAACCGAAGCTGCCGCACGAGCGCATCAAGTCGGCAGAACGCTACTTCGCGGGCAAGCTGACCGCCGGCGAAATCGACGAGATTAAGCGGGACTGCACCGCACGCAACGCTTCCCTGCACGACGCGTTGATGGACCGGTGCGGGTGGCCGGCGATCCCATACGACGGCAAGCTGCTAATCACGCATCAGGACGCGCTGCTGGTTGGCGGCAAGGTGCAGGCGCCGGCGGGATACGCCGATCACGTGGTCATCGTCCAGCCTGAAGTCTGCAAAACGTGCGGCTCCAAAACGTGCATAGAAATCTGCTCGGGTGAGGCGATCACTCCTGGCGAAGAGGGCGTGCCGGGCTTCGATCGCGAAAAGTGCGTCTACTGCGGCGCGTGCCTGTGGAACTGCTCGCAGGAGATCGAACGCGGCAAAACGAATATCGAGTTCAAGGCGGGTGCTGGAGGATTGCACTCGGCGCAGAACTAG
- a CDS encoding MASE1 domain-containing protein, protein MLEHGNVSCSEQHSTERVPLESRFSLRSVLSGIVVAAATFVAGLLFLKLGTSVGYVSAIWPPLGIAVAALVLLGRRMWPAVAVAAFCISLLNRVPPHLSFFVALGTTAEALAAATLLSKVRGFRPSLQRVADVLSLTLLAGCFATIIGATIGVLTLCTGGLLPWSGFYEAWIFWWLGDVLGVIVVASTIMVLGSRPDFRIFRRRIPELALVTVLLIASSFIVFSSSLALMRPVSYMIFACVVWAAFRFEQLGAVLSSFCASAIAIASNIYHIKNFTPDVQAQNITLLQTSLAVMVFTALVMAAVSWERSAVDQELRRSESRLRATNRAANLGAWDWDLQTGTLVWIEEVPSLSGLGFLNATMWHERIHPEDRDNVIGAIAEAREQCGEYHTEYRIPNRDGELIWIMTKGMFLPSASGQACRAIGVSLDITERKRSEHELQQREAQLRILAEAIPQLVWTAQPDGSVDYINRRWQDYTGLSLEQSAGSNWLSVVHPEDLEGRNRRWARSLQTGQVFDIEHRMRRDSDGEYRWHLVRALPLRDSDGKVVKWFGTCTDIDDQKNKEEILRRTEKLAATGRLAASIAHEINNPLAAVANLLYLLNCDAKLSDEARHYVNMAEAELSRVTHITRQTLMFYRESSSPLILKTSEVLDNVLDLYSRKISQAQVTVERRYDSEGLIRTMPGELRQIFSNLIVNAVEASPPRGRIIIHVREARDWKNRSVTGVRISIADCGAGISRRHIREIFEPFFTTKGDKGTGLGLWITHGLVIKNDGFTRVRSSTRPGQSGSCFTIFLPCNLSSSGERDAAFSAARS, encoded by the coding sequence ATGCTAGAACACGGGAACGTGTCGTGCAGTGAGCAGCACTCGACCGAGCGTGTGCCTCTCGAGTCGCGCTTCTCACTGCGTAGTGTCCTTTCCGGGATAGTCGTAGCAGCGGCGACTTTTGTCGCCGGCCTCTTGTTCCTTAAATTGGGCACTTCAGTCGGGTACGTTTCGGCGATCTGGCCTCCGCTCGGTATCGCAGTCGCAGCTTTGGTCCTGCTCGGGCGTCGAATGTGGCCGGCTGTTGCAGTTGCCGCGTTCTGCATTTCGCTTCTTAATCGAGTACCGCCGCACCTCAGCTTTTTCGTTGCCCTGGGCACGACCGCCGAGGCGCTTGCAGCCGCGACGCTTCTGTCGAAAGTTCGCGGTTTCCGTCCATCGCTGCAGCGCGTAGCAGACGTGCTTTCGCTTACGCTCCTGGCCGGGTGCTTCGCCACTATCATCGGTGCCACGATTGGCGTGTTGACACTCTGCACCGGCGGCCTGCTGCCTTGGAGTGGATTCTACGAAGCGTGGATATTCTGGTGGCTGGGTGACGTTCTGGGTGTCATCGTCGTTGCTTCTACCATCATGGTGCTCGGCTCCAGGCCCGACTTCAGAATCTTCCGCCGCCGCATCCCTGAACTTGCGTTAGTAACCGTACTGCTGATCGCGAGTTCTTTCATTGTGTTTAGTTCCAGTCTGGCCTTGATGCGCCCCGTCAGTTATATGATTTTCGCCTGCGTGGTCTGGGCCGCTTTCCGTTTTGAACAACTCGGCGCTGTTCTCTCGTCCTTCTGCGCGTCAGCGATCGCCATTGCCTCCAACATCTATCACATCAAGAATTTCACGCCCGACGTGCAGGCGCAGAACATCACGTTGCTACAGACCTCGCTCGCCGTCATGGTATTTACGGCGCTAGTCATGGCCGCCGTCAGCTGGGAACGTAGCGCCGTTGACCAGGAGTTGCGCCGCAGCGAATCGCGTCTGCGTGCCACGAATCGTGCCGCCAATCTCGGCGCCTGGGACTGGGATCTGCAAACTGGAACACTCGTGTGGATTGAAGAAGTGCCGTCGCTTTCAGGCCTGGGTTTTCTGAACGCGACGATGTGGCATGAACGCATCCATCCTGAGGACCGTGACAATGTCATCGGTGCCATCGCCGAGGCGCGTGAGCAGTGTGGCGAGTACCACACCGAGTACAGGATACCCAACCGGGATGGCGAACTCATCTGGATTATGACCAAGGGCATGTTCCTGCCCTCGGCTTCGGGACAGGCTTGTCGTGCTATTGGCGTCAGCCTCGATATAACCGAGCGTAAGCGCAGCGAGCACGAACTCCAACAGCGCGAAGCGCAACTGCGTATCCTGGCCGAAGCCATTCCCCAACTCGTGTGGACGGCGCAGCCGGACGGATCGGTTGATTACATCAACCGCCGCTGGCAGGACTACACAGGCCTTTCGCTCGAACAGAGCGCAGGCTCAAACTGGCTGAGCGTGGTGCATCCCGAAGACCTCGAAGGACGCAATCGCCGCTGGGCGCGGTCATTGCAAACTGGCCAGGTCTTCGATATTGAACATCGAATGCGCCGTGACTCCGATGGCGAATACCGTTGGCACCTCGTTCGCGCGCTGCCATTGCGCGACAGTGATGGCAAGGTCGTGAAGTGGTTTGGTACCTGCACCGATATCGACGACCAGAAGAATAAAGAAGAGATATTGAGGCGAACCGAGAAGCTGGCCGCCACTGGCCGCCTCGCCGCCTCCATTGCGCACGAAATCAATAACCCTCTGGCTGCCGTCGCCAATCTTCTTTACCTGCTGAACTGCGATGCAAAGCTCTCAGACGAGGCGCGTCACTACGTCAACATGGCGGAAGCCGAATTGTCCCGCGTCACTCACATCACGCGGCAGACGCTCATGTTCTACCGCGAATCCTCCTCGCCGCTTATTCTGAAGACCAGCGAAGTCCTGGACAACGTGCTCGATCTCTATTCGCGCAAAATCAGCCAGGCACAAGTCACGGTGGAGCGCCGGTATGACAGTGAGGGTCTGATCCGTACCATGCCCGGCGAACTGCGTCAGATCTTTTCCAACCTCATCGTTAATGCCGTCGAAGCCAGCCCTCCGCGGGGACGCATCATCATCCATGTTCGCGAAGCACGCGATTGGAAAAATCGCAGTGTCACCGGCGTTCGCATTTCGATTGCTGATTGTGGCGCTGGAATATCGCGACGCCACATCCGCGAGATATTTGAGCCCTTCTTCACCACCAAGGGAGACAAGGGAACTGGACTCGGTCTGTGGATCACGCATGGCCTCGTAATCAAGAACGACGGCTTCACGCGTGTTCGCAGCAGCACGCGCCCGGGACAAAGCGGCAGTTGCTTCACGATTTTTCTTCCCTGCAATCTATCCAGCAGCGGTGAGCGCGACGCTGCCTTCAGCGCGGCTCGCAGTTGA
- a CDS encoding cyclic nucleotide-binding domain-containing protein, with protein MPADALQAFDGIKSLTTHPKGSVLFAEGRPAKGIFVLCDGRAKLSICSENGKRLMLRIAGPGEVLGLGAAMAGTPYEVTVELLDASQVVFVRRKDLVRFLRDHREACMMVVQMLSQDLHAAYERVRSIGLTRTRRPRAVRVVAHA; from the coding sequence ATGCCTGCGGATGCACTGCAAGCCTTCGACGGTATCAAATCGCTCACAACTCACCCCAAGGGTAGCGTCTTGTTCGCCGAAGGACGTCCGGCCAAGGGCATTTTTGTGCTGTGCGACGGTCGCGCAAAGCTCTCGATCTGTTCCGAAAACGGAAAGCGTCTCATGCTCCGTATCGCAGGTCCGGGGGAAGTGCTTGGTCTTGGCGCGGCCATGGCTGGCACACCTTACGAAGTCACCGTCGAACTGCTGGACGCATCTCAGGTTGTCTTTGTCAGGCGCAAGGACCTTGTCAGGTTCCTGCGCGACCATCGCGAAGCTTGCATGATGGTCGTCCAGATGCTCAGCCAGGACCTGCACGCTGCCTACGAACGCGTCCGCTCGATCGGGCTCACACGGACCCGTCGTCCCCGCGCCGTACGCGTTGTCGCCCACGCCTGA
- a CDS encoding acyl-CoA dehydrogenase family protein encodes MATSAAKPETETLRTLPGDDVRQILWRFADRYDLQMLVQSSRSVARGIVAHLVAEGARNTHEWTERKNELLKAYDDAGITAAFMEPEEGGFISGPKNLALSLIAHELAWVDAGAATGSLAGCLALSPIHERGTPEQRQKYMSLAAPAQPGEDRKPWRGAFCLTEPIPYVGVDTGMLNGKVRVAEWNEGEEPMLQVEKRGRFITNMGFANFATAAVDTADERIKSSCIIILEEGDEGVFDRGTPTRKMVHQLSSTSDPIFSLKVPASRIVGGYTLKDGVIVPTYTHSEVIEAVFKRTRVTVAVMTSAKLLSAIEPVIRYQRGRFRGAEQATPGTLRYELGLQQREDVLHRLLDVWAMGEASAALAFAAARCFDVVDPLEKEKTRILAEQGIKGGKSELKFFRSVTKEALEFLDLCAKPEDCRNNVRLLELHENKLVQYAILDSVASVLCPAAKLWNTGKGSVLMREAVSLMGGYGITEDCPGFLGHKWMDSQLEATYEGPEAVQRRNLTVTMTNELFLKQFRNWIIEMRAIAAHKPGTGACTLATAMQLWMWTYNHTQNGTDANGNKLYHGTRQAVTFALADALCWLLASRQQILDAQELEAKGPDNPVVAEGLAGTLQFMTDLCHIQAAKAAGEVARICAELVYGYNRHPAWDEDGYKGCYQEQELEMLEGVIPGFSACATDVIGVDGTHPHKEGPCPSCRGLSGFQRIRNKLDGCLTGVMLAKDRAAESLQTVMIPEALDYPM; translated from the coding sequence ATGGCCACCAGCGCCGCAAAACCCGAGACAGAGACTCTACGTACATTACCCGGCGACGACGTTCGCCAAATCCTCTGGCGCTTCGCCGACCGTTACGATCTGCAGATGCTGGTGCAATCGTCGCGTTCCGTGGCGCGTGGCATCGTGGCGCACCTGGTTGCCGAAGGCGCACGCAACACGCATGAATGGACAGAACGCAAGAACGAGTTGTTGAAGGCCTATGACGACGCTGGCATCACAGCGGCGTTCATGGAGCCGGAAGAGGGCGGATTCATCTCCGGCCCCAAGAACCTGGCGCTCTCGCTGATCGCACATGAACTCGCATGGGTTGACGCCGGCGCGGCAACTGGTTCGCTGGCGGGATGCCTGGCCCTGTCGCCGATCCATGAACGCGGCACGCCGGAACAGCGCCAGAAGTACATGAGCCTTGCGGCTCCGGCACAGCCTGGCGAAGATCGCAAACCGTGGCGCGGCGCCTTCTGCCTGACCGAGCCGATTCCCTACGTCGGCGTGGACACAGGCATGCTGAACGGCAAGGTTCGCGTCGCCGAGTGGAACGAAGGCGAAGAGCCGATGCTTCAGGTCGAGAAGCGCGGCCGGTTCATCACGAACATGGGATTCGCGAACTTTGCGACGGCAGCGGTCGATACGGCGGATGAGCGCATCAAGAGCAGTTGCATCATCATTCTCGAAGAAGGTGATGAGGGCGTCTTCGATCGCGGCACACCGACGCGGAAGATGGTTCACCAACTGTCTTCGACGTCAGACCCAATCTTCAGCCTGAAAGTTCCGGCCAGCCGCATCGTCGGCGGATACACGCTGAAGGATGGCGTCATTGTTCCGACTTACACCCATAGCGAAGTGATCGAAGCGGTATTCAAGCGCACGCGCGTGACGGTTGCCGTGATGACTTCGGCGAAATTGCTGTCGGCAATCGAGCCGGTGATTCGCTACCAGCGTGGACGCTTCCGCGGTGCGGAGCAGGCGACGCCGGGAACGCTGCGGTACGAGCTTGGATTGCAGCAGCGCGAGGACGTTCTGCATCGTTTGCTGGATGTGTGGGCGATGGGCGAAGCAAGCGCCGCACTCGCGTTTGCCGCAGCAAGATGCTTCGATGTGGTCGATCCCCTGGAAAAAGAGAAGACGCGCATCCTCGCCGAGCAGGGGATTAAGGGCGGCAAATCGGAGTTGAAGTTCTTCCGCAGCGTCACCAAGGAAGCACTTGAGTTCCTGGACTTGTGCGCCAAGCCGGAAGACTGCCGCAACAACGTACGGCTGCTTGAACTCCATGAGAACAAGCTTGTGCAGTATGCGATTCTCGATTCCGTGGCGAGCGTGCTCTGCCCGGCCGCAAAACTCTGGAACACCGGCAAGGGTTCCGTGCTGATGCGCGAAGCAGTGAGCTTGATGGGCGGTTACGGCATCACCGAAGACTGCCCGGGCTTCCTTGGTCACAAGTGGATGGATTCGCAACTAGAAGCGACCTACGAAGGGCCCGAAGCCGTGCAGCGGCGCAACCTGACCGTCACGATGACGAACGAGTTATTCTTAAAGCAGTTCCGGAACTGGATTATCGAGATGCGCGCCATCGCCGCCCACAAGCCCGGGACGGGTGCATGCACGCTGGCAACGGCGATGCAGTTGTGGATGTGGACCTACAACCATACGCAAAACGGCACCGACGCGAATGGAAACAAGCTGTACCACGGCACTCGACAGGCAGTGACGTTCGCGCTGGCGGACGCGCTGTGCTGGCTGCTGGCCTCGCGGCAACAGATCCTCGATGCGCAGGAACTGGAAGCGAAGGGGCCGGACAATCCAGTAGTCGCCGAGGGCCTCGCAGGCACACTCCAATTCATGACGGACCTGTGCCACATACAGGCGGCGAAAGCTGCCGGCGAGGTTGCCCGCATCTGCGCCGAGTTGGTGTACGGATACAACCGCCATCCGGCATGGGATGAAGATGGTTATAAGGGCTGTTACCAGGAACAGGAACTGGAAATGTTGGAAGGTGTAATACCGGGGTTCTCGGCGTGCGCGACTGACGTGATCGGAGTCGATGGAACGCATCCGCATAAGGAGGGTCCATGCCCATCGTGCCGCGGACTGAGCGGATTCCAGCGGATACGTAACAAGCTCGACGGCTGCCTGACGGGAGTGATGCTTGCGAAGGATCGTGCGGCGGAGTCGTTGCAGACGGTGATGATTCCGGAAGCTCTCGATTATCCGATGTAG